The Tautonia plasticadhaerens nucleotide sequence AGCGTCGAGGCCAACGCGAACGCCCAGGCGGCCGTCCCGCGTGACCAGGTCGAGATCTCGCAGCTCGGCCTGGTGCTCGACGGCATCCACAGCCTGCCCGAGATCCGCCACGAGAAGGTCGAGGCGATCCGCCAGCAGATCGCCAGCGGCACGTACGAGACGCCCGAGAAGCTGGAGCGGGCCCTCGACAACCTGCTCGGCGAATTGTCGGGATTCTGATCCTGCCCCCGTCCCCGGCGGCAGTCCGGACCGCCGCCGGGATGGAGGGATGGGCTGACCGTCCCCGGGCCGCCCTCCCCGGGGGCGCCCGTCGGGCGGGCCTCATCGGCCGACTTCCCTGATCCCGTCG carries:
- a CDS encoding flagellar biosynthesis anti-sigma factor FlgM translates to MEIHGAGGPQGPQPIYPRLASFSVEANANAQAAVPRDQVEISQLGLVLDGIHSLPEIRHEKVEAIRQQIASGTYETPEKLERALDNLLGELSGF